Proteins from a genomic interval of Nocardia sp. BMG51109:
- a CDS encoding ParA family protein yields MTTAGAAKPPIGAAAEPLSQTRSGPRIEQAAQTLWEAKDIVADGTELGPTGRPLREIPDPPPVSGEGEAQIVAMCNQKGGVGKTTSTINLGAALAEYGRRVLLVDLDPQGALSAGLGVAHHDLDLTVHNLLVGGRATASDVLMKTKVDNMDLLPSNIDLSAAEIQLVNEVGREQTLGRVLASLRHSYDYILIDCQPSLGLLTVNALACADGVIIPMECEYFSLRGLALLTDTVEKVRDRLNPRLSLSGIVVTMFDARLLHSRQVMTRVVEVFGDLVYDTVINRTVRFPDASVAGEPITTWAPKSGGAEAYRSMAREVIHRSGR; encoded by the coding sequence ATGACGACAGCCGGTGCGGCCAAGCCGCCGATCGGAGCTGCGGCAGAACCGCTTTCACAGACCCGGTCAGGCCCGCGAATAGAGCAGGCGGCCCAAACACTATGGGAGGCGAAGGACATCGTGGCGGACGGCACGGAACTCGGACCGACCGGACGCCCCCTGCGCGAGATTCCGGATCCCCCACCGGTCTCCGGCGAGGGTGAGGCGCAGATCGTCGCCATGTGCAACCAGAAGGGTGGCGTCGGCAAGACGACCTCCACCATCAATCTCGGTGCCGCCCTCGCCGAATACGGCCGCCGCGTGCTGCTGGTCGATCTGGATCCGCAGGGCGCGTTATCTGCGGGTCTCGGCGTCGCCCACCACGACCTGGACCTCACCGTGCACAACCTGCTGGTCGGCGGCCGCGCCACCGCGAGCGACGTGCTGATGAAGACCAAGGTCGACAACATGGATCTGCTGCCCAGCAACATCGACCTGTCCGCCGCGGAGATCCAGCTGGTCAACGAGGTCGGCCGGGAGCAGACGCTGGGCCGCGTGCTGGCCTCGCTGCGGCACAGCTACGACTACATCCTCATCGACTGCCAGCCGTCGCTGGGCCTGCTCACCGTCAACGCCCTGGCCTGCGCCGACGGCGTGATAATCCCGATGGAATGCGAATACTTCTCGCTGCGCGGGCTGGCCCTGCTGACCGACACCGTGGAGAAGGTGCGGGACCGGTTGAACCCGCGGCTGAGCCTGTCCGGCATCGTAGTGACCATGTTCGATGCGCGGTTGCTGCATTCGCGGCAGGTGATGACCCGAGTGGTGGAGGTGTTCGGCGATCTGGTGTACGACACCGTGATCAACCGGACCGTGCGGTTCCCGGACGCCAGTGTCGCCGGTGAGCCGATCACCACGTGGGCGCCGAAATCCGGTGGCGCGGAAGCGTATCGGTCGATGGCACGGGAAGTCATCCACCGGTCGGGCCGGTGA
- a CDS encoding segregation/condensation protein A, whose translation MTETPQPAVQDSPTPADSPSSVADPAADAAPDNPDRSTGFHLRLSNFEGPFDLLLQLISQRRLDVTEVALHQVTDEFIAYTRELTATLEADPALRADKILDQTTEFLVVAATLLDLKAARLLPSGEVSDEDDLELLEARDLLFARLLQYRAFKQVAELLGELEQAALRRYPRAVSLEERFLDLLPEVTLGVDAAGFAEIAAAAFRPRPAPKVGLDHLHAHTVSVAEQAALVLEMLKNRGPGGWTTFRELCADCDVPIEIVARFLALLELYRGKTIEFDQPDPLGPLAISWLGESTDGQTPTISIDEDYA comes from the coding sequence GTGACGGAGACTCCCCAGCCAGCAGTTCAGGATTCGCCCACCCCCGCCGATTCGCCGAGTTCCGTCGCGGACCCGGCCGCCGACGCCGCGCCGGACAATCCGGACAGATCCACCGGATTCCACCTGCGGCTGAGCAACTTCGAGGGTCCGTTCGACCTGTTGCTGCAGTTGATCAGTCAACGCCGCCTCGATGTCACCGAGGTCGCGCTGCACCAGGTCACCGACGAATTCATCGCGTATACGCGGGAACTGACCGCGACGCTGGAAGCGGATCCGGCCCTGCGCGCGGACAAGATCCTCGACCAGACCACCGAATTTCTGGTGGTGGCCGCGACGCTGCTGGACCTGAAGGCGGCGCGGCTGCTGCCGTCCGGTGAGGTCAGCGACGAGGACGATCTGGAACTGCTGGAGGCGCGCGACCTGTTGTTCGCGCGGCTGCTGCAGTACCGGGCGTTCAAGCAGGTCGCGGAGCTGTTGGGCGAGCTGGAGCAGGCGGCGCTGCGGCGGTACCCGCGGGCGGTCTCGCTCGAGGAGCGGTTTCTGGACCTGCTGCCGGAGGTTACGCTGGGTGTCGACGCCGCCGGCTTCGCCGAGATCGCCGCGGCGGCGTTCCGGCCCCGCCCGGCACCGAAGGTCGGCCTGGACCACCTGCACGCCCATACCGTCTCGGTCGCCGAGCAGGCCGCGCTGGTGCTGGAAATGCTGAAGAATCGCGGGCCGGGCGGATGGACGACGTTCCGTGAGCTGTGCGCCGACTGCGACGTGCCGATCGAGATCGTCGCCCGGTTCCTGGCGCTGCTGGAGCTCTACCGAGGCAAGACCATCGAATTCGACCAGCCCGACCCGCTGGGCCCCCTGGCGATCAGCTGGCTCGGGGAATCGACCGACGGGCAGACACCGACGATCTCGATAGACGAGGACTACGCATGA
- the scpB gene encoding SMC-Scp complex subunit ScpB, producing MSGTGTAVAGEVGEAGDRVLDEAEFRAALEAMLLIVDAPASAESLASALDGDRQRVERALREMAAELTARGSGIDLRFVGDGWRYYTRTDYAPYVERMLLDGARSKLTRAALETLAVIAYRQPVTRARVSAVRGVNVDGVIRTLVARGLIAESGADPETNGTLYVTTELFLERIGLASLAELPPLAPLLPGVDLIDEINESLETDPRYTRLRKPAEDDIDLGSED from the coding sequence ATTTCCGGCACGGGTACGGCCGTTGCCGGCGAGGTGGGGGAGGCCGGTGACCGCGTCCTCGACGAGGCCGAGTTCCGGGCGGCGCTGGAGGCGATGCTGCTGATCGTCGACGCGCCCGCGTCGGCCGAATCGCTCGCATCGGCGCTGGACGGCGACCGGCAGCGGGTCGAGCGGGCGCTGCGGGAGATGGCGGCCGAACTGACGGCGCGGGGGAGCGGGATCGACCTGCGGTTCGTCGGGGACGGCTGGCGCTACTACACCCGCACCGACTACGCGCCGTACGTCGAACGTATGCTGCTCGACGGCGCGCGGTCCAAGCTCACCAGGGCCGCTTTGGAAACTCTGGCGGTGATCGCCTATCGTCAACCGGTTACGCGAGCACGGGTCAGCGCCGTGCGTGGTGTGAACGTCGACGGTGTGATCCGCACGCTGGTGGCCCGCGGTCTCATCGCCGAGTCCGGGGCGGACCCGGAGACCAACGGCACCCTGTACGTCACCACCGAACTGTTCCTGGAGCGGATCGGGCTCGCGTCGCTGGCGGAACTGCCGCCGCTGGCCCCGCTGCTGCCGGGGGTCGACCTGATCGATGAGATCAACGAGAGCCTGGAGACCGATCCGCGGTACACCAGGCTGAGGAAACCCGCCGAGGACGACATCGACCTCGGCTCCGAGGATTGA
- the cmk gene encoding (d)CMP kinase, whose translation MDGPSGTGKSSVSRRLATRLGARYLDTGAMYRAATLRVLRGGVELTDPAGIGTAVKDMALTVGTDPSREVIELDGEDVSAEIRGGAVTRAVSAVSAVPEVREQLVALQREIAAGAGRIVVEGRDIGTVVLPDAAAKIYLTASAEARAERRNQQNIAEGRGDDYAAVLADVQRRDNLDSTRAVSPLRPAADAIPVDTSELTREQVIDELYRVVLQKISAGGRS comes from the coding sequence ATGGACGGTCCGTCGGGCACCGGCAAGTCGAGCGTGTCGCGCAGGCTGGCCACCCGGCTGGGCGCGCGCTATCTCGACACCGGCGCCATGTACCGGGCGGCGACGCTGCGGGTGCTGCGCGGCGGCGTCGAGCTGACCGATCCGGCGGGGATCGGCACCGCGGTGAAGGATATGGCGCTGACCGTCGGCACCGACCCCAGCCGCGAGGTGATCGAGCTCGACGGCGAGGATGTCTCCGCGGAGATCCGCGGCGGCGCCGTCACGCGGGCCGTGTCGGCGGTGTCGGCGGTGCCGGAGGTGCGTGAGCAGCTGGTGGCGTTGCAGCGCGAGATCGCCGCGGGCGCCGGGCGCATCGTCGTCGAGGGCCGCGACATCGGCACGGTCGTGCTGCCGGACGCCGCCGCCAAGATCTACCTGACCGCCTCGGCCGAGGCGCGCGCCGAGCGGCGCAACCAGCAGAACATCGCCGAGGGGCGCGGCGACGACTACGCCGCGGTGCTGGCCGATGTGCAGCGCCGCGACAACCTGGACTCCACCCGGGCGGTGTCGCCGCTGCGCCCGGCCGCCGACGCGATCCCGGTCGACACCAGCGAGCTCACCCGGGAACAGGTCATCGACGAGCTGTACCGCGTTGTGCTGCAAAAGATTTCGGCAGGAGGCCGATCGTGA
- the der gene encoding ribosome biogenesis GTPase Der: MTSPDTFAGDGVWTDETEWEMADLDGDVEAHEHVPMPTLAVVGRPNVGKSTLVNRILGRREAVVEDVPGVTRDRISYEATWLGRQFLVQDTGGWEPDAKGLQQAVARQAELAMRTADAILLVVDATVGATATDEAAAKVLRRSKTPVILVANKVDGERMEAETAVLWSLGLGEPRSVSAAHGRGTGDLLDDVLEVLPETPREGGGVAGGPRRVALVGKPNVGKSSLLNKLAGDERSVVHDVAGTTVDPVDSLVELGGKPWRFVDTAGLRRKVANASGTEYYASLRTKAAIEAAEVAVMLIDASQPMTEQDQRVIAMIADAGRALVLAFNKWDLVDEDRRYQLEREVDRDLLRVPWAQRVNISAHTGRAVQKLVPAMETALESWDKRISTGRLNSWLKEVVAATPPPMRGGRLPRVLFATQATTRPPTFVLFTTGFLEAGYRRFLERRLREEFGFDGSPVRISVRVREKRERNKR, translated from the coding sequence GTGACCTCACCGGACACCTTCGCCGGCGACGGCGTGTGGACCGACGAAACCGAATGGGAGATGGCCGATCTCGACGGTGACGTCGAGGCACACGAGCACGTGCCGATGCCCACGCTGGCCGTCGTCGGGCGGCCGAACGTCGGCAAATCGACACTGGTGAACCGGATCCTGGGCCGGCGCGAGGCCGTGGTGGAGGATGTGCCGGGCGTGACCCGCGACCGCATCTCCTACGAGGCGACCTGGCTGGGCCGGCAGTTCCTGGTGCAGGACACCGGCGGCTGGGAACCCGACGCCAAGGGTTTGCAGCAGGCGGTGGCCCGGCAGGCCGAGCTGGCGATGCGGACCGCCGACGCCATCCTGCTGGTCGTCGACGCCACCGTGGGTGCGACGGCGACCGACGAGGCCGCGGCAAAGGTGTTGCGCCGCTCCAAGACCCCGGTCATCCTCGTCGCCAACAAGGTGGACGGGGAGCGGATGGAGGCCGAGACCGCGGTGCTGTGGTCGCTGGGGCTCGGTGAGCCGCGCTCGGTGTCGGCCGCGCACGGTCGTGGCACCGGTGATCTGCTCGACGACGTGCTCGAGGTGCTGCCCGAGACGCCCCGGGAGGGCGGCGGCGTGGCCGGGGGCCCGCGCCGCGTCGCGCTGGTCGGCAAGCCGAACGTGGGTAAGTCCAGCCTGCTGAACAAGCTGGCCGGCGACGAGCGCTCGGTGGTGCACGACGTGGCCGGCACCACCGTCGATCCGGTCGATTCGCTGGTCGAATTGGGCGGTAAGCCTTGGCGTTTCGTGGATACCGCCGGGCTGCGCCGCAAGGTCGCCAATGCCAGCGGCACCGAGTACTACGCCTCGCTGCGCACCAAGGCCGCCATCGAGGCCGCCGAGGTCGCCGTCATGCTGATCGACGCCTCGCAGCCGATGACCGAGCAGGACCAGCGGGTGATCGCCATGATCGCCGACGCCGGCCGGGCGCTGGTGCTGGCGTTCAACAAGTGGGACCTGGTCGACGAGGATCGGCGGTACCAGCTCGAGCGCGAGGTGGACCGGGATCTGCTGCGGGTGCCGTGGGCACAGCGGGTGAATATTTCCGCGCACACCGGGCGCGCGGTCCAGAAGCTTGTTCCCGCAATGGAAACCGCGCTGGAATCCTGGGACAAGCGCATCTCCACCGGCCGGCTGAACTCCTGGCTCAAGGAGGTCGTCGCGGCCACTCCGCCGCCGATGCGCGGCGGCCGGCTGCCGCGGGTGCTGTTCGCCACCCAGGCCACCACCCGCCCGCCGACCTTCGTGCTGTTCACCACCGGCTTCCTGGAGGCCGGCTACCGCCGCTTCCTGGAGCGCCGGTTGCGCGAGGAATTCGGCTTCGACGGCTCCCCGGTCCGGATCTCGGTTCGGGTGCGCGAGAAGCGGGAGCGGAACAAGCGGTAG
- a CDS encoding TIGR03564 family F420-dependent LLM class oxidoreductase: protein MRIGVYLAKTMPLDQVLELVRSVAEAELDSMFFGQVFGWDALTLAALAGQHAPGLEVGTAVVPTYPRHPVALAGQALTTAAALGGPLTLGIGPSHPPVIENAYGVPYARPAAHSREFLSILGPLLRGEQVDVHGEILSATAALDIPAPATPSVLLAALGPKMLDIAGTLADGTVTTWATPEFIADTIAPRLRAAAGSAGRPAPRIAAIVTAAVTDDPGSVGEAVAQRTAPVARLPSYRELLDRQGLAAASETAVLGDESTVAAHVRDFAAAGTTDLLVSPIGSPVDQSRTLALLRDLRATT, encoded by the coding sequence ATGCGGATCGGTGTATACCTTGCCAAGACCATGCCATTGGACCAGGTGCTCGAACTGGTCCGGTCGGTCGCCGAGGCCGAGCTGGACAGCATGTTCTTCGGCCAGGTCTTCGGATGGGACGCGTTGACCCTCGCCGCCCTCGCCGGGCAGCACGCTCCCGGACTCGAGGTCGGCACCGCGGTCGTGCCGACCTATCCGCGCCATCCGGTCGCGCTCGCCGGGCAGGCGCTCACCACCGCCGCCGCACTCGGCGGGCCGCTCACGCTGGGCATCGGGCCCAGTCATCCACCCGTGATCGAGAACGCCTACGGGGTGCCGTATGCGCGCCCCGCCGCGCACAGCCGCGAGTTCCTGTCGATCCTGGGGCCTCTGCTCCGCGGTGAGCAGGTCGACGTCCACGGCGAAATCCTCAGCGCCACCGCCGCACTGGACATTCCCGCACCGGCCACGCCCTCGGTGCTGCTCGCCGCCCTCGGCCCGAAGATGCTGGACATCGCGGGAACTCTCGCTGACGGCACGGTAACCACCTGGGCGACACCGGAATTCATCGCCGACACCATCGCCCCGCGGCTGCGCGCCGCCGCCGGCTCCGCGGGACGGCCCGCCCCGCGCATAGCCGCCATCGTCACCGCCGCGGTGACCGACGATCCCGGCAGCGTCGGCGAGGCCGTGGCCCAGCGGACGGCGCCGGTGGCCCGACTGCCCAGCTACCGTGAACTTCTCGATCGCCAGGGGCTCGCCGCCGCGAGCGAGACCGCCGTCCTCGGCGACGAGTCCACGGTCGCCGCGCACGTGCGTGACTTCGCCGCCGCCGGCACCACGGACCTGCTGGTCAGCCCGATCGGGTCGCCGGTCGATCAGTCCCGGACACTCGCGCTCCTGCGGGACCTGCGCGCCACGACCTGA
- a CDS encoding amidohydrolase family protein, producing the protein MTNVRIFDGHRVGEPVTVVIDGAVIGTDPAGARILDAEGGVLLPGLIDAHVHLDGPEAVDRLAAQGVTTALDMAAWPPEAVAALRQLTGTASVRSAGLPVIGPGGGHARILPAEAIIHRAEEAEQAVTARVTSGSDYLKLVLEEPGAGGPDAVTAKAVVAAAHAQRMLVVAHAAAPGAYAMALDAGADVVTHVPLGAPLPGHDVVRMASRGRVAVPTLAMAEGIASGGDRDAWTAALTSVGELHAAGVPILAGTDANNTPGVPFHPEFGASLHHELELLVRAGLSTVAALNAATALPARYFGIADRGVIAPGGRADLVLVDGDPVADIGATRAIRQVWCGGVARPSTR; encoded by the coding sequence GTGACCAATGTGCGGATCTTCGACGGCCATCGCGTCGGCGAGCCGGTGACCGTGGTGATCGACGGAGCGGTGATCGGCACCGATCCCGCCGGTGCGCGCATACTCGACGCCGAGGGCGGGGTGCTGCTGCCGGGCCTGATCGACGCGCACGTCCACCTGGACGGGCCGGAGGCGGTGGACCGGCTTGCGGCACAAGGCGTGACGACCGCGCTGGACATGGCGGCCTGGCCACCGGAGGCGGTGGCCGCGCTGCGGCAGCTGACCGGGACGGCGAGCGTGCGCAGCGCCGGTCTGCCCGTCATCGGTCCGGGCGGCGGCCATGCCCGGATACTCCCGGCGGAGGCGATCATCCATCGCGCCGAAGAGGCCGAGCAGGCGGTGACGGCGCGGGTCACCTCGGGCTCGGATTATCTGAAACTGGTGCTGGAGGAGCCCGGTGCCGGTGGCCCCGACGCGGTGACGGCGAAAGCCGTTGTGGCGGCGGCACATGCGCAGCGGATGCTGGTCGTCGCGCATGCCGCCGCGCCGGGTGCGTATGCGATGGCGCTGGATGCCGGCGCCGACGTCGTCACGCACGTCCCGCTGGGTGCGCCGCTGCCGGGGCACGATGTCGTCCGGATGGCGAGTCGGGGCCGGGTCGCGGTGCCCACCCTCGCCATGGCGGAGGGGATCGCCTCGGGCGGCGATCGGGACGCCTGGACGGCGGCACTGACGAGCGTGGGCGAGCTGCACGCCGCGGGCGTGCCGATCCTGGCGGGCACCGACGCCAACAACACTCCCGGGGTTCCCTTTCACCCCGAGTTCGGTGCGAGCCTGCACCACGAACTGGAGCTGCTGGTGCGGGCGGGGTTGTCGACGGTGGCGGCACTGAACGCGGCCACCGCGCTGCCGGCGCGCTACTTCGGCATCGCGGATCGGGGTGTGATCGCTCCCGGCGGCCGCGCGGATCTGGTTCTGGTGGACGGTGATCCGGTCGCGGATATCGGCGCCACCCGCGCCATTCGCCAGGTCTGGTGCGGTGGGGTAGCCCGTCCGTCCACACGCTGA
- a CDS encoding IS5 family transposase — protein MAGRADLTDAQWARLEPLLPRPKKAGRPPTWTKRQLIDGIRWRTRVGCPWRDVPPQYGSWSAVYGLFRRWQRGGVWLVIWKLLQVFADAAGLIGWQVSVDSTITRAHPHAAGARREGGGQAEPPGGRGEPEPADHGLGRSRGGWTSKLHLACEQGCRVLALLITAGQAADSPQFTTVLDAIEVGKPVGGRPRKRPDRVLADKAYSSRHNRDWLRRRGIKATIPVPADQAAHRRNRGRAGGRPSAFDSVVYRDRNTVERGINQLKQHRAVATRYDKLAVRYLATIHIAAINQWLRHQ, from the coding sequence GTGGCGGGGCGGGCGGATCTCACCGATGCCCAGTGGGCGCGGCTGGAGCCGTTACTGCCTCGTCCGAAGAAGGCGGGACGCCCGCCGACATGGACGAAACGGCAGCTCATCGACGGGATCCGGTGGCGGACGCGGGTGGGTTGCCCGTGGCGTGACGTGCCGCCGCAGTACGGGTCGTGGTCGGCGGTGTACGGGTTGTTCCGCCGCTGGCAGCGCGGCGGGGTGTGGCTGGTGATCTGGAAGTTGTTGCAGGTCTTCGCTGATGCGGCCGGGCTGATCGGATGGCAGGTAAGTGTGGACTCCACGATCACCCGCGCCCATCCCCACGCTGCCGGTGCCCGCCGCGAGGGCGGCGGGCAGGCCGAACCGCCGGGCGGGCGCGGTGAGCCCGAGCCTGCCGATCACGGGTTGGGCCGGTCGCGGGGCGGCTGGACGAGCAAGCTGCATCTGGCGTGTGAGCAAGGCTGCCGAGTGCTGGCACTGTTGATCACCGCCGGTCAGGCCGCCGACAGCCCTCAATTCACGACCGTGCTCGACGCGATCGAGGTCGGCAAGCCGGTCGGCGGGCGGCCGCGGAAACGACCGGATCGGGTCCTTGCCGACAAGGCGTACTCCAGCCGTCATAACCGGGACTGGCTGCGTCGGCGCGGGATCAAGGCGACGATCCCGGTCCCGGCCGACCAGGCCGCCCACCGCCGCAATCGCGGCCGTGCCGGTGGCCGCCCCTCAGCGTTCGACTCGGTCGTCTACCGCGACCGCAACACCGTCGAACGAGGCATCAACCAGCTCAAACAGCACCGCGCCGTGGCGACCCGGTACGACAAGCTCGCCGTCCGCTACCTGGCCACCATCCACATCGCCGCAATCAACCAATGGCTCCGACACCAGTGA
- a CDS encoding TetR/AcrR family transcriptional regulator, with amino-acid sequence MTETRPARGHDTRRAIVREAVRIGAVEGLDRLTIGRLATTLGASKSGVFGLYGSKQELQLAAVEEAKATFIAEVIGPALRQPSGIDRLRTLCEAWLEHTRDAAADGACFFLSVGEEFASRPGRVRDAIVSVWQQWHEFHRQTIVEAQQLGEITADTDPAQLAFELAALERGAVTDSTLLDDPAVFDRARTGMLRLLREHATDPDRIPVPHTPVRRNG; translated from the coding sequence ATGACCGAGACCCGTCCGGCACGCGGGCACGACACCCGCCGCGCGATCGTGCGCGAAGCGGTCCGCATCGGCGCGGTGGAAGGACTGGACCGGCTGACCATCGGCCGCCTGGCCACCACCCTCGGCGCCAGCAAGAGCGGCGTATTCGGCCTGTACGGGTCGAAGCAGGAGCTGCAGCTGGCCGCCGTCGAGGAGGCCAAGGCCACCTTCATCGCCGAGGTCATCGGCCCCGCACTGCGGCAGCCGTCCGGCATCGACCGGCTGCGCACGCTGTGCGAGGCGTGGCTCGAGCACACCCGCGACGCCGCCGCCGACGGCGCCTGCTTCTTCCTCTCGGTCGGGGAGGAATTCGCGTCACGCCCCGGGCGGGTGCGCGACGCCATCGTGTCGGTGTGGCAGCAGTGGCACGAGTTCCATCGCCAGACCATCGTGGAAGCCCAGCAGCTGGGCGAGATCACCGCCGACACCGATCCGGCGCAGCTGGCCTTCGAACTGGCCGCACTGGAACGCGGCGCCGTCACCGACTCGACGCTGCTCGACGATCCGGCCGTCTTCGACCGGGCGCGCACCGGAATGCTGCGGCTCCTGCGCGAGCACGCCACGGATCCGGATCGGATCCCGGTCCCGCACACACCCGTTCGGCGGAACGGCTAG
- a CDS encoding DHA2 family efflux MFS transporter permease subunit: MTDDIAGRIPVRFPAGHVPTASGPAIEPRRVLLLTSVATFVAFLDMSVVNVAFSDIAAGFPGTALPTLSWVVSGYAVFFAAVLTPVGRYADVFGRKAVFLWSLLAFTVASALCAAAPGIEFLIAARCLQGAAAGGMIPAALGLVLGAYPPERRMAAVAAWAAVSSAAAAFGPALGGLLVWAWDWRAVFLINVPVGVFALAAGRSWLPKLAPDLRVRPDPVGAALIALGVGAIVVGLTQGGEWGWAGAGFLVTSIGGAVLLAAGIGRSMRHRAPTFEVHLWADRKFAAAGAVSFLFGIAMFAWLLACPLWTIVVWKYSIWEAGLANSPGAFTAAVGAGIVGRSKNPDIQRIATVAGAVLFGVSGVLFALLLHEQPRFLAVWLPVGLLSGLAIGLLMTAVSSAAATAVPPEKFASGYGMSMTARQMGGGLGIAAFAAITTTVTTGWLDGLHAVFWFAAAAMIPVVLAALPMTGGPAPVDRAVPGEGVRPDS; the protein is encoded by the coding sequence ATGACCGACGACATCGCCGGCCGGATTCCCGTGCGGTTTCCGGCGGGCCACGTACCGACGGCGAGCGGTCCGGCGATCGAGCCGCGCCGCGTGCTCCTGCTCACCTCGGTGGCCACCTTCGTGGCCTTCCTCGACATGTCCGTGGTGAACGTGGCGTTCTCCGATATCGCCGCCGGCTTCCCCGGCACGGCGCTGCCCACGCTGTCGTGGGTGGTGTCCGGATACGCCGTATTTTTCGCGGCCGTGCTGACCCCGGTCGGCCGCTACGCCGACGTATTCGGCCGCAAGGCCGTCTTCCTGTGGTCGCTGCTGGCCTTCACCGTCGCGTCGGCGTTGTGTGCGGCGGCGCCGGGCATCGAATTCCTCATCGCCGCACGGTGTTTGCAGGGCGCCGCGGCCGGCGGCATGATTCCCGCCGCGCTCGGACTGGTGCTCGGCGCGTACCCGCCCGAGCGCCGGATGGCGGCGGTGGCGGCCTGGGCGGCGGTGTCCTCGGCGGCCGCGGCGTTCGGTCCGGCGCTCGGCGGCCTGCTGGTGTGGGCGTGGGACTGGCGGGCGGTGTTCCTGATCAACGTCCCGGTCGGTGTGTTCGCCCTCGCGGCCGGCCGGTCGTGGCTGCCGAAACTCGCGCCCGATCTGCGGGTGCGGCCCGATCCGGTGGGCGCGGCGCTGATCGCGCTCGGTGTCGGCGCGATCGTCGTCGGGCTGACGCAGGGCGGCGAATGGGGATGGGCCGGTGCGGGATTCCTCGTGACCTCGATCGGCGGCGCGGTGCTGCTGGCGGCCGGGATCGGGCGTTCGATGCGGCATCGTGCGCCGACGTTCGAGGTACACCTGTGGGCCGACCGGAAGTTCGCCGCCGCCGGCGCGGTGTCGTTCCTGTTCGGCATCGCGATGTTCGCGTGGTTGCTGGCCTGTCCGCTGTGGACGATCGTGGTCTGGAAGTACTCGATCTGGGAAGCGGGACTGGCGAATTCACCGGGCGCGTTCACCGCGGCCGTCGGCGCCGGCATCGTCGGCAGGTCCAAGAATCCGGACATCCAGCGCATCGCCACCGTCGCGGGGGCGGTGCTCTTCGGCGTGTCCGGCGTGCTGTTCGCGCTGCTGTTGCACGAGCAGCCGCGATTCCTGGCGGTGTGGCTGCCGGTCGGGTTGCTGTCCGGGCTGGCCATCGGCCTGCTGATGACGGCGGTGTCGTCGGCCGCGGCGACCGCCGTGCCGCCGGAGAAGTTCGCCTCCGGGTACGGCATGAGCATGACCGCGCGGCAGATGGGCGGCGGCCTGGGTATCGCGGCCTTCGCGGCGATCACCACCACGGTCACCACGGGGTGGCTCGACGGGCTGCACGCGGTGTTCTGGTTCGCCGCGGCGGCGATGATCCCGGTGGTACTGGCCGCGCTGCCGATGACCGGCGGTCCGGCGCCCGTCGACCGTGCCGTGCCGGGCGAGGGTGTGCGGCCGGATTCGTAG